A single Harpia harpyja isolate bHarHar1 chromosome 6, bHarHar1 primary haplotype, whole genome shotgun sequence DNA region contains:
- the LOC128142670 gene encoding zinc finger protein 239-like gives MTENEGDLQRDGPEAAEPRGAISDFFMREASSPGCDQELSRPRPDLLPPGTGPEKTPRCGFRKRKETVVHQRAFMGEKPYICIECGQSFNRSSDLIRHQRIHTGEKPYMCADCGKSFSRRSHLIQHQRVHTGERPYQCKDCGKSFSQSTHLVQHQRNHTGERPYVCAKCGRNFYQNSGLLRHANFHTGEKPYKCPQCGKRFSDSSNLIAHQRLHTGEKPYKCADCNKCFSESSKLVIHRRVHTGEKPYLCPDCGKSFSQRSHLVQHRRTHTGEKPYKCADCGTCFSDNSTLIRHRRTHTGEKPFKCSHCGKSFSRNSYLVSHQRVHVW, from the coding sequence ATGACTGAAAATGAGGGGGATCTCCAGCGAGATGGGCCGGAGGCGGCCGAACCCCGCGGGGCCATTTCGGACTTTTTCATGAGGGAAGCTTCTTCTCCGGGCTGCGACCAGGAATTGTCCCGTCCGAGGCCAGACCTTCTCCCCCCAGGGACGGGGCCGGAGAAGACCCCTCGCTGCGGCTTCCGGAAGCGTAAGGAGACTGTGGTGCACCAGCGAGCGTTCATGGGAGAGAAGCCCTACATCTGCATCGAGTGCGGGCAGAGCTTCAACCGCAGCTCCGACCTGATCCGCCACCAGAGGATCCACACCGGGGAGAAGCCGTACATGTGTGCTGACTGCGGCAAGAGCTTCAGCCGCCGCTCCCACCTCATCCAGCACCAGCGCGTCCACACGGGTGAGCGGCCGTACCAATGCAAGGACTGCGGGAAGAGCTTCAGCCAGAGCACCCACCTGGTGCAGCACCAGCGCAACCACACTGGCGAGAGGCCTTATGTCTGTGCCAAGTGTGGGAGGAACTTCTACCAGAACTCGGGCCTGCTCCGCCACGCCAACTTTCACACGGGCGAGAAACCCTACAAGTGCCCCCAGTGCGGGAAGCGCTTCAGCGACAGCTCCAACCTCATTGCCCACCAGCGGCTCCACACGGGCGAGAAGCCCTACAAGTGTGCTGACTGCAACAAGTGCTTCAGTGAGAGCTCTAAGCTGGTCATCCACCGGCGCGTCCACACGGGCGAGAAGCCATACTTGTGCCCTGACTGTGGGAAGAGTTTCAGCCAGCGCTCGCACCTTGTCCAGCACCGTCGCACCCACACTGGGGAGAAGCCCTACAAGTGTGCCGACTGCGGGACCTGCTTCAGCGACAACTCTACCCTCATCCGTCATCGTCGTACCCACACCGGGGAGAAACCTTTCAAGTGCTCACATTGTGGGAAGAGCTTCAGTCGCAACTCCTACTTAGTCTCACACCAGCGGGTGCATGTGTGGTAG
- the LOC128143017 gene encoding zinc finger and SCAN domain-containing protein 2-like, which translates to MPKGKPEDCPGPSTAALALRGRGSPGGGSPAQGSLRVLPRCAAPVSASSSHLTLHLSSPFLDGASDRARNCILSDNEEGRGIPEDITQEVLPQLPEAHSPDRGAATPRRQQKVACNKPPHQKRGSKKLALIADGQKLHTEEKPYKCTECGKGFKGCSRLLNHLQTHRREKTFECVECGKSFSRKANLVVHQRIHTGERPYKCKECEKTFSRTSNLIAHRKTHVKKKNFSCTMCRKSFSRSTALLQHQRVHMDEKPYRCTECGNSFHLCSNFVKHQRIHLRERPSEHTADANHSEFPSLHHKEEQRCGTEKRETDHLNLVLEELKKMRENMDMLLLNQQSQLQVLQEIQKQLNILLPGNDLINSNVYSLGLLLGRQAAAAASLSFPLLNPSSLLPENTSLLSRSSAPGILPTTQLPVPQYPAASTT; encoded by the exons ATGCCCAAGGGCAAACCCGAGGACTGCCCGGGGCCGAGCACTGCGGCCCTTGCCCTCCGgggccggggctccccgggggGCGGCTCGCCGGCACAGG GCAGCCTGCGGGTGCTGCCAAGATGCGCCGCACCTGTGtctgcctcctcctcccatctcacactccacctctcctctccttttctagATGGAGCCAGTGATAGAGCCC GGAACTGCATTTTGAGTGACAATGAGGAAGGGAGAGGCATCCCCGAAGACATTACGCAAGAAGTACTGCCTCAGCTACCTGAAGCCCACAGCCCAGACAGGGGGGCAGCCACTCCACGAAGGCAGCAGAAGGTAGCCTGTAATAAACCCCCTCACCAAAAAAGAGGTTCCAAGAAACTTGCCCTCATTGCTGATGGCCAGAAACTGCACACAGAAGAGAAACCCTACAAGTGTACAGAATGCGGGAAGGGCTTTAAGGGGTGCTCCAGGCTCCTGAATCACCTGCAAAcccacaggagagaaaaaacgTTTGAGTGTGTAGAATGTGGGAAGAGCTTTAGCAGGAAGGCCAACCTGGTGGTGCACCAGAGAATCCATACAGGGGAGAGGCCCTACAAGTGCAAGGAATGTGAGAAAACTTTTAGCCGTACCTCAAACCTTATTGCTCACCGCAAAACtcatgtgaaaaagaaaaacttttcctgTACGATGTGCAGGAAAAGCTTCAGTAGAAGCACAGCTCTCTTACAGCATCAGAGAGTCCACATGGATGAGAAGCCCTATAGGTGTACTGAGTGTGGAAATAGCTTCCATCTGTGCTCAAACTTTGTCAAACATCAACGGATTCATTTGAGAGAGAGACCCAGTGAACACACAGCAG ATGCAAACCATTCTGAATTTCCTTCTTTGCATCATAAAGAAGAGCAAAGGTGTGGCACAGAGAAACGTGAGACGGATCACTTGAATCTTGTTCTTGAAGAGT tgaagaaaatgagggaaaatatGGATATGCTGCTTCTGAATCAGCAAAGTCAGCTGCAAGTCCTGCAAGAAATTCAGAAACAACTGAATATACTCCTCCCAGGCAATGATCTCATTAATTCAAACGTCTATAGTTTAGGACTTCTACTAGGACGGCAGGCAGCTGCAGCGGcgtctctttcttttcctcttcttaatcCCAGCAGTCTCCTCCCTGAAAATACTAGTCTCTTATCCCGGTCATCTGCTCCTGGAATTCTGCCTACCACTCAGCTCCCAGTCCCTCAATATCCTGCAGCTTCTACAACTTGA